A stretch of the Candidatus Jettenia sp. AMX2 genome encodes the following:
- a CDS encoding DUF5677 domain-containing protein, giving the protein MPGVKVTDKGISFFDPGSINVLGRAALEAFLVFHYVFIEPRSDDEKDFRYYLWLHASYNDRQKFPSRSEEGKNQLANEKKIMDALKEKINNNSVFKQFDKEKKKKLLKGEWSFQSWTNIGISAGLSEILAKHFYSYLCIYAHSGCQSAQQVGNAETSEIQKALCFATMKLIMIAMANMIKVYCQMFVKSNDVLQKDEDAKKLIDQ; this is encoded by the coding sequence TTGCCAGGTGTCAAGGTTACAGATAAAGGGATCAGCTTCTTCGATCCTGGATCGATAAATGTTTTAGGCAGGGCTGCGCTTGAGGCATTCTTGGTTTTCCACTATGTTTTCATAGAACCTCGGTCAGATGATGAAAAAGATTTCAGGTATTACTTATGGCTTCATGCAAGCTACAACGACAGACAAAAATTCCCATCGCGATCTGAGGAAGGTAAAAACCAGCTTGCCAATGAAAAGAAAATCATGGATGCTTTGAAGGAAAAGATTAACAATAACAGTGTCTTTAAGCAATTTGATAAAGAGAAAAAAAAGAAATTACTTAAGGGAGAATGGAGCTTTCAGTCATGGACGAACATAGGTATCTCCGCTGGTTTGAGCGAAATTCTCGCTAAACATTTTTATAGCTATTTATGCATATATGCCCATTCTGGATGTCAAAGCGCTCAGCAGGTAGGTAATGCAGAAACCTCAGAGATTCAAAAAGCCCTGTGTTTCGCTACGATGAAACTTATAATGATTGCAATGGCAAATATGATAAAGGTATATTGTCAAATGTTTGTAAAATCTAATGATGTCCTTCAAAAGGATGAAGATGCTAAAAAGCTTATTGACCAGTGA
- a CDS encoding Eco57I restriction-modification methylase domain-containing protein — translation MAIKDVVLESVPAINSPEKIYDLFRLLGYPDGKLLDPTYKRKIEEFDFAREEGEKVKDIFTVFNYDSKLQIFLIETKTFSTPLVRYLAKRLSDRYLNFLLILTADYKEYTFIFPEFERIEEGKHKLKLTRLILDRENTYHTDLLTISNLALTGEEENWRDIWRRWRDAFSVEKVTDRFFDEYKKAFFKLRETFKNQGISVKDAHELSQQFLNRLMFLYFISKKRWLNNDLKFIRWYWQRYKEERRYGNVQADSFYEKWLRVLFLEAFNNQYSHPSYHPKDIEAILASAPYLNGGLFRRSDLDDLPFKISDNLFEEIFVFLEQYNFTIREELPLDIEVAVDPQMIGYVYESLSNVAEEIYERQDMGIFYTPTTEVDFMCKRSLVEYLTNHLNLPIPPLQKGGEGGFDLPLPKEWIYRLLFDEDKKEVEAYITKHNLWYRLEEILDNLAVIDPACGSGAFLVGMLHVLVELYRLIYSHIHREMTEFELKKRIIGVALYGVDIMPWAVHSAELRLWLQLIIDADIPPEQRKLHPLLPNLDLKLRVGDSLVQKVEGISLRVKDMEISPSLKRKLLSLKTEKEKYYNNDSTAKFKGPKSLIQEEFRVFTEILDDKVITYRKKIQTLETEKIPVQCSWIDGGAKEEFEQKGLVEEQIKILEQKIEEIKEVKRKIKEPGHKPFVWDIDFAEIFGDKGGFDIVIGNPPYVRQEKIAPPNKLKAEVTLEDKREYKERLFDSVHAHFPCIQKIDKKSDYYIYFYFNGMALLNDKGTFCFITSNSWLDVGYGKDLQEFLLKYCHIKAIYDNQSKRSFEHADVNTIIALFSTPNVGAIHELPLQNTARFVMFKRPFKEVINTKNLLEIENAKDIVKTDAYRVFPVKQEVLLEEGWEYPEDVDAIHELHLQKPKQKTLIKDKFLTGKYEGNKWGGKYLRAPDIFFTILEKGKGKLVRLRDIAEVRFGIKTGCNEYFYLPSKHFDIRKDGKYYELIPKHEGLPEKMRIEEEYLRPAIISPRDLTKIAFQAKDLKNLIFFCNTEGKKKSTGVQQYIKFGEKQKFNFGSTLKARNPWWQIKEHRNSKLIWAMMHARRHNVHFNSDGCEVDHNFFEIIPKVQGSSENLAGQATSTLLIFIKELFGRAYGGGSGPIKNEGVDIVQYLVIAPEAFSCDEQDKFIKSFEIMFAREIKDAFEELGINSAHPIREQKPNPLPDRKALDDVVFDIIGLTQDERNEVYWAVCELVKNRLDKARSV, via the coding sequence GTGGCCATAAAAGATGTTGTCCTGGAATCGGTTCCCGCGATAAATTCACCCGAAAAAATCTATGATCTCTTTCGTCTCCTTGGATATCCAGACGGTAAGTTGCTTGACCCTACCTATAAAAGAAAGATAGAGGAGTTCGACTTTGCCAGGGAAGAGGGGGAGAAGGTTAAAGATATCTTTACCGTTTTTAACTACGACAGCAAGCTTCAGATATTCCTGATTGAGACCAAAACCTTCTCTACCCCTCTTGTCCGATACCTCGCAAAACGCCTTTCAGATAGATATTTGAATTTCCTTCTTATCCTCACTGCAGATTACAAAGAATACACGTTTATCTTTCCTGAATTTGAACGTATTGAGGAAGGTAAGCATAAGCTTAAACTAACCAGGCTTATTCTTGATAGGGAAAATACGTACCACACAGACCTTCTTACCATTTCCAATCTTGCCCTTACCGGCGAAGAAGAAAACTGGCGGGATATCTGGCGCCGGTGGAGGGACGCCTTCAGCGTTGAGAAGGTTACCGATAGGTTTTTTGATGAATACAAAAAGGCATTTTTTAAACTTAGAGAAACATTTAAGAATCAGGGAATATCAGTAAAGGATGCCCATGAACTTTCCCAGCAATTTCTGAACAGGCTCATGTTCCTCTACTTCATCTCTAAAAAGAGATGGCTCAATAATGACCTTAAGTTCATCAGGTGGTACTGGCAAAGGTATAAGGAAGAAAGGCGGTATGGTAATGTACAGGCTGACTCATTTTATGAAAAATGGCTCAGGGTACTCTTCCTTGAGGCATTTAATAATCAGTATAGCCATCCTTCTTACCACCCAAAGGATATTGAGGCAATTCTCGCTTCTGCGCCCTATCTGAACGGAGGACTCTTCCGGAGAAGTGACCTGGATGATTTACCTTTCAAAATCAGCGACAATCTTTTTGAAGAGATATTCGTTTTCCTTGAGCAATACAATTTTACCATTCGCGAAGAACTCCCTTTAGATATTGAGGTTGCCGTTGACCCGCAGATGATCGGGTATGTCTATGAATCCCTCTCCAATGTGGCCGAGGAGATATACGAAAGGCAGGACATGGGGATTTTCTATACTCCAACAACAGAGGTTGACTTCATGTGCAAGCGGTCGCTGGTAGAATACCTTACCAATCACCTAAATCTCCCCATCCCCCCTTTACAAAAGGGGGGCGAGGGGGGATTTGACCTGCCCCTACCAAAGGAATGGATTTACAGGCTCCTGTTCGATGAAGATAAAAAAGAAGTTGAGGCTTACATTACGAAACACAACCTCTGGTATCGCCTTGAAGAGATACTCGATAATCTGGCAGTGATTGACCCTGCCTGCGGAAGCGGCGCATTTCTGGTGGGTATGCTCCATGTTCTCGTAGAACTCTATAGGCTCATTTACAGCCATATCCACAGAGAGATGACCGAGTTTGAACTTAAGAAAAGGATTATCGGAGTCGCCCTTTATGGTGTGGACATCATGCCCTGGGCGGTTCATTCGGCTGAACTCAGGCTGTGGTTACAGCTTATCATTGATGCAGATATCCCTCCGGAACAGAGAAAACTGCATCCCTTGCTTCCTAACCTTGATTTGAAACTGCGTGTGGGTGATTCTCTGGTTCAAAAGGTGGAAGGCATAAGCCTCCGTGTGAAGGACATGGAAATTTCCCCCTCTTTAAAAAGAAAGCTCTTGTCCCTTAAGACCGAAAAAGAGAAATATTACAATAATGATTCAACTGCCAAATTCAAGGGCCCAAAATCCCTCATTCAGGAAGAATTCAGGGTTTTTACTGAAATACTGGATGACAAGGTCATAACTTATAGAAAGAAGATTCAGACACTTGAAACCGAAAAGATACCAGTGCAATGTAGCTGGATCGATGGAGGCGCAAAGGAAGAATTCGAACAAAAAGGACTTGTTGAAGAGCAAATAAAGATTTTAGAACAAAAAATCGAAGAGATAAAAGAGGTGAAAAGAAAGATTAAGGAACCAGGCCACAAACCCTTTGTATGGGATATTGACTTTGCAGAGATTTTTGGAGACAAGGGCGGCTTTGATATCGTTATCGGCAACCCGCCGTATGTACGGCAGGAGAAGATAGCGCCCCCCAATAAATTAAAAGCAGAGGTAACACTGGAAGACAAGAGGGAATACAAGGAAAGGCTTTTTGACTCCGTTCATGCGCATTTTCCTTGCATACAAAAGATTGACAAGAAAAGCGACTACTACATCTACTTTTATTTCAATGGAATGGCGCTCCTTAACGACAAAGGCACATTCTGTTTCATCACCTCCAACTCATGGCTCGACGTGGGCTATGGCAAAGACCTTCAGGAATTTCTCTTAAAGTACTGCCATATTAAAGCCATATATGACAATCAGTCAAAGCGAAGTTTCGAACATGCTGACGTAAACACCATCATTGCCCTTTTCAGTACGCCGAATGTAGGGGCAATTCATGAATTGCCCCTACAAAACACGGCGAGGTTCGTGATGTTCAAACGACCATTTAAAGAGGTAATCAACACAAAAAACCTCCTTGAAATAGAGAATGCAAAGGACATAGTAAAGACCGATGCATACCGGGTCTTTCCTGTAAAGCAGGAGGTCCTTTTGGAAGAAGGATGGGAATATCCGGAAGATGTAGATGCAATTCATGAATTGCATCTACAAAAACCGAAGCAAAAGACATTGATAAAAGATAAATTTCTGACGGGAAAATATGAAGGAAACAAATGGGGCGGCAAATACCTCCGGGCGCCGGATATATTCTTTACGATCCTTGAGAAAGGCAAAGGCAAGCTGGTAAGGCTTAGGGATATTGCAGAAGTAAGGTTCGGAATCAAAACAGGGTGCAATGAGTATTTTTATCTTCCCAGTAAGCATTTCGATATAAGGAAAGATGGAAAATATTATGAGCTTATACCAAAACATGAAGGGCTGCCAGAGAAGATGAGAATTGAAGAGGAGTATCTAAGGCCAGCCATTATTTCTCCCCGCGATCTAACTAAGATCGCCTTTCAAGCTAAGGATCTGAAGAACCTAATATTCTTCTGCAATACAGAGGGGAAGAAAAAAAGCACTGGTGTTCAACAATACATCAAGTTTGGAGAAAAACAAAAGTTCAATTTTGGTTCTACGCTTAAAGCAAGAAATCCCTGGTGGCAGATAAAGGAACACAGAAACAGCAAACTAATCTGGGCCATGATGCATGCCAGACGTCACAATGTCCATTTCAATTCTGATGGTTGTGAAGTTGATCATAATTTCTTTGAGATTATTCCAAAAGTTCAAGGTTCAAGTGAAAACCTTGCCGGTCAGGCCACTTCTACCTTGTTGATATTCATTAAGGAACTCTTTGGCAGGGCTTATGGCGGTGGTTCTGGTCCAATAAAGAATGAGGGTGTCGATATTGTTCAGTATCTTGTTATAGCCCCAGAGGCTTTCTCATGCGATGAACAAGACAAGTTCATAAAGTCATTCGAAATAATGTTTGCACGGGAAATAAAAGACGCTTTCGAAGAACTCGGCATTAACTCTGCTCACCCCATCCGTGAACAAAAACCCAATCCACTTCCCGACCGTAAGGCTTTAGATGATGTAGTATTCGACATCATCGGCCTGACGCAGGACGAGCGCAATGAGGTATATTGGGCAGTGTGTGAGTTGGTAAAAAACAGGCTGGACAAGGCACGGTCTGTATAA
- a CDS encoding VWA domain-containing protein, with amino-acid sequence MPLENEKKITPGNKRKKNLAIYIVISLVLLLIVILMLRKNVPPVLGVSPTVLDFGEIRNEMAFILQNTAKAEGFFQRGVTPLKFTIDTGVASKWLSVYPASGVIEDKPERVMVKIDRRFLPPDITLEELRISSNGGDHIVQILVQKEKDKIIITSPTANSTIPIGDETLIEWLSSAGVSGFVNISLYLKGENIATIAQNYNAKRDSAGRSSYLWKVSSSLREDNGYAIRVEDVADHRVFDEVGPVRIVQPISAIKVLNHTKDHQIPSTVQFIFSLRNQNNHAILFTTDMVDWKNIKIWENEKEIDYSESHALLSTQDGFQLQVMLVLDFSASMYKTQDDIGKMLISVKDLIDNLREIHQVGVVEFHRPDEPPMILYPFTTYKDAVKEAIDNFSKRKIYQDFSICWDAVIKGLERFPGEPDPNIFKTLVFLSDGFDNSSFKTPDDIIALAKERDVHVFVVGIGAVREEKVLQRIAFETGGTYVHSDNLNVLRERFKQTINDVKGQYKIKYISPKKPEDGRFKVKGEITYSGITGSPLLEDEIDPASIFGKTTTGVIRFTYPSEIKYNMAEIFVWCEHAPRYINDFLFWIGTEKPYQVLLTTANGGGLCHDWALRDLGDGWYRLTSPDPNDLRRCLDFGAFGTLFKIVITDIDEEGLVIPFQLDNSIYDRGQAFYGEGEISWTGVWSTNICVGNTAK; translated from the coding sequence ATGCCTCTTGAAAACGAAAAAAAGATTACACCAGGAAATAAGAGAAAAAAGAACCTTGCGATCTATATAGTAATTTCTCTTGTCTTGCTGTTGATTGTAATTCTGATGTTGCGTAAAAATGTCCCGCCCGTGCTTGGTGTATCTCCGACTGTTTTGGATTTTGGAGAAATAAGAAATGAAATGGCTTTTATTTTACAAAATACGGCAAAGGCTGAAGGTTTCTTTCAGCGGGGTGTTACCCCGTTGAAATTTACTATTGATACCGGGGTTGCTTCCAAGTGGCTGAGTGTTTATCCGGCTTCAGGTGTTATTGAAGATAAACCTGAAAGAGTCATGGTAAAGATAGACAGGCGTTTTCTTCCTCCTGACATTACCCTGGAAGAATTAAGGATTTCTTCAAACGGAGGAGACCATATTGTTCAGATACTGGTACAAAAAGAGAAAGATAAAATAATCATTACCTCACCGACTGCAAATTCCACAATTCCGATTGGCGATGAGACACTGATAGAATGGTTGTCTTCAGCCGGCGTGAGCGGTTTTGTAAATATTTCCTTATATCTGAAAGGGGAAAATATTGCAACAATTGCACAAAATTATAACGCTAAAAGAGACAGTGCCGGGAGAAGCTCTTACTTGTGGAAGGTGAGCAGCTCTTTACGGGAGGATAACGGCTATGCGATCAGGGTAGAGGATGTGGCAGACCACAGGGTCTTTGATGAAGTGGGACCGGTCAGGATTGTTCAGCCCATCTCAGCGATTAAAGTACTCAATCACACCAAAGACCATCAGATTCCCAGCACAGTTCAATTTATCTTCTCTTTGCGAAACCAGAATAACCATGCTATTCTGTTTACCACAGACATGGTCGACTGGAAAAATATAAAGATATGGGAAAATGAAAAAGAAATCGATTATTCCGAAAGCCATGCACTCCTCTCGACACAGGATGGTTTTCAGTTGCAGGTAATGCTCGTTCTGGATTTCTCAGCGTCAATGTACAAAACACAGGATGATATCGGTAAGATGCTCATAAGTGTAAAAGACTTAATTGATAACCTGAGAGAAATACACCAAGTGGGGGTGGTGGAATTCCATCGGCCCGATGAGCCGCCGATGATTCTTTATCCATTTACGACTTATAAGGATGCCGTAAAAGAAGCCATAGACAATTTCAGCAAACGGAAGATATATCAGGACTTTTCGATTTGCTGGGATGCCGTGATAAAAGGCCTGGAACGGTTTCCCGGAGAACCGGATCCGAATATTTTTAAGACACTGGTATTTTTGTCTGATGGTTTCGATAACAGTAGCTTTAAAACCCCGGATGATATTATTGCATTGGCGAAAGAAAGGGATGTCCATGTTTTTGTGGTTGGAATAGGTGCGGTTCGCGAAGAAAAGGTATTGCAGAGAATCGCCTTTGAAACCGGAGGTACCTATGTTCATTCGGATAACCTGAATGTTTTACGGGAAAGATTTAAACAAACAATAAATGACGTAAAAGGACAGTATAAAATAAAGTATATTTCTCCCAAAAAGCCAGAGGATGGACGTTTCAAGGTAAAGGGTGAGATTACCTACAGTGGGATTACCGGGTCTCCTTTACTAGAGGACGAAATAGACCCCGCTTCCATTTTTGGTAAGACAACTACGGGCGTTATCCGTTTTACGTATCCTTCCGAAATAAAATATAATATGGCCGAAATATTTGTGTGGTGTGAACATGCCCCCCGGTATATCAATGATTTTCTCTTCTGGATCGGAACGGAAAAACCTTATCAGGTATTGCTTACTACTGCGAACGGAGGCGGGTTATGCCATGATTGGGCATTACGGGATCTTGGTGACGGCTGGTATAGATTGACTTCTCCGGATCCGAATGATCTGCGCAGGTGTCTCGATTTTGGCGCTTTTGGGACCCTTTTCAAGATTGTTATTACTGATATTGACGAAGAGGGTTTGGTAATTCCGTTTCAACTGGATAACTCAATTTATGACAGGGGGCAGGCATTCTATGGAGAAGGTGAAATATCCTGGACGGGTGTATGGTCGACGAATATCTGTGTTGGGAATACTGCCAAATAA
- a CDS encoding SLC13 family permease — protein MMTNDIFLVTFILVFALLSFIAGKLRVDVTAMIVLCFLAITGLVSPHEAFAAFGNPAIITIWAMYILSAGLVKTNIAAMIGKNVIRFSGRSEIVLTILIMTVSGFLSAFMNNIGVAALMLPVVMSVSGITGHLPSKLLLPMVCGSLLGGSTTMLSTINILVSNALRENNYTPFGLFDFTPVGIFTFTSGILFLSFIGKRFLPKRDLVKEFLRKKKNLNDLYELQERMSSLRVPRDSLLINKTISEINIDAVMGLTVLSIVRSGRTILAPDPSTRLAGNDVVIIEGRLDRLNEFRSWQRLQIEKDRSGMSDRIFDGIKYAEVIVGGNSPILNKSYYEIEFRKNYGINVFAIQHGSMLKQGNLASHIIQNGDVLFVRGKEEHITALSSSDDFTHFTSYDRDELMKKYSFREKLYVVQISGDSAMIGKTLSASRMGAVFGLHVLAIIRGEDTIIMPTPDEIIRKNDKLVIGCRQEDLDLLHGIQELIIETESAAKIAALESEQVGLAEVAIAPRSSVVGKTLLDLNFRTKYGMQVIAIWHQGKIIRTNLRDIKLDAGDALLLMGKRENIKVLKDDSDFIVLTPEVYEVLNKKMAPVSGGIMLIFVVTVLMGWLPVSTAALSAVVLMIVTGCLSIDDAYKAIDWKAVFLIAGMMPLGITIHRTGMAELASTHILYLQDTIGNWGILVLLYLIITASGAVIPTSALVVFMAPVFLSISRQLGVSPHSVMMVLAVSASASFISPVSHPANVLVMGPGGYRFSDYTKVGLPLTIVVMTIGLMMISVFWPLQRFLN, from the coding sequence ATGATGACAAACGATATATTTCTGGTAACATTCATTCTCGTCTTTGCCCTGCTATCGTTCATCGCCGGTAAATTAAGGGTTGATGTTACTGCAATGATTGTACTCTGTTTTCTTGCAATAACCGGTTTGGTTTCTCCCCACGAGGCATTTGCCGCCTTTGGCAACCCTGCAATCATTACGATATGGGCAATGTATATCCTGAGTGCGGGGCTAGTCAAAACCAATATAGCAGCCATGATCGGCAAGAATGTAATCCGGTTTTCCGGCAGAAGTGAAATAGTCCTGACAATACTCATAATGACTGTTTCAGGATTTCTGTCGGCATTTATGAATAATATTGGTGTTGCTGCCCTCATGCTGCCGGTTGTCATGAGTGTTTCAGGAATAACAGGCCATTTGCCGTCCAAACTGCTTCTTCCAATGGTATGTGGATCACTTTTGGGAGGATCAACAACGATGTTGTCAACAATTAATATTCTGGTAAGTAATGCGTTGCGTGAAAACAATTATACACCTTTCGGTTTGTTTGATTTTACCCCTGTTGGAATATTTACCTTTACCAGCGGGATACTTTTCCTGTCATTTATCGGAAAGCGCTTTTTACCCAAAAGGGATTTGGTAAAAGAATTTCTCAGGAAAAAAAAGAATCTTAATGATCTGTATGAACTTCAGGAACGAATGAGTTCATTAAGGGTTCCCCGTGATTCACTTCTGATTAATAAAACTATCTCCGAGATTAATATTGATGCGGTGATGGGGCTTACCGTTCTGTCAATCGTAAGAAGCGGGAGAACGATCCTTGCTCCCGATCCCTCAACAAGACTTGCCGGCAATGATGTCGTTATTATTGAAGGGAGGTTGGACCGTCTGAATGAATTCCGCAGCTGGCAAAGACTTCAGATAGAAAAAGACCGTTCCGGGATGAGTGATAGAATTTTTGACGGAATAAAGTATGCAGAAGTAATTGTTGGGGGAAATTCTCCGATTCTGAATAAATCTTATTACGAAATCGAATTCAGGAAAAACTACGGGATAAACGTATTTGCCATTCAGCACGGCAGTATGCTTAAGCAGGGCAATCTGGCTTCGCACATTATACAGAACGGTGATGTTCTTTTTGTTCGCGGTAAGGAAGAACACATAACAGCATTATCTTCTTCAGATGATTTCACTCATTTTACATCCTATGACAGAGACGAGTTGATGAAGAAATATAGTTTCCGGGAAAAGCTTTATGTGGTGCAGATTTCCGGAGATTCCGCAATGATCGGTAAAACCCTTTCGGCGAGCAGGATGGGGGCTGTTTTCGGATTGCATGTTCTGGCGATTATTCGCGGGGAGGATACGATCATAATGCCGACCCCGGATGAAATCATAAGGAAAAATGATAAGCTTGTTATCGGATGCAGGCAGGAAGATCTTGACCTGCTGCATGGTATACAGGAGCTGATAATTGAAACAGAATCTGCTGCAAAGATTGCGGCTCTGGAATCTGAGCAGGTCGGCCTCGCTGAAGTTGCCATTGCCCCGCGTTCTTCTGTCGTTGGAAAAACATTATTAGACCTGAATTTCAGAACAAAATACGGCATGCAGGTTATAGCAATCTGGCATCAGGGAAAGATTATCAGAACGAACCTGCGTGATATAAAACTTGATGCCGGCGATGCATTGTTGCTGATGGGCAAAAGAGAAAACATCAAGGTGCTGAAAGACGACAGTGATTTCATCGTATTAACGCCTGAAGTCTACGAGGTTCTAAACAAGAAAATGGCTCCGGTATCGGGCGGAATAATGCTGATATTTGTTGTAACGGTTCTGATGGGATGGCTGCCGGTTTCCACTGCTGCGTTAAGTGCCGTGGTGCTGATGATTGTAACCGGTTGCCTTTCAATCGATGATGCCTATAAGGCTATCGACTGGAAGGCTGTTTTCCTCATTGCCGGAATGATGCCTTTGGGAATAACAATTCATAGAACCGGCATGGCTGAACTGGCTTCTACCCATATTCTTTATCTTCAGGATACTATAGGCAATTGGGGTATCCTGGTTTTGCTTTATCTGATAATTACAGCTTCCGGCGCAGTTATACCGACGTCCGCCCTGGTTGTTTTCATGGCCCCGGTCTTTCTTTCCATCTCCCGGCAACTCGGCGTTTCCCCTCATTCCGTTATGATGGTTTTGGCAGTGAGCGCTTCTGCAAGTTTTATCAGTCCGGTTTCACACCCTGCAAATGTTCTTGTGATGGGACCCGGTGGCTACCGGTTTTCAGACTACACAAAAGTCGGATTACCACTTACAATAGTCGTTATGACCATCGGGTTGATGATGATTTCTGTATTCTGGCCATTGCAGAGGTTTTTAAACTAG